The Micromonospora sp. Llam0 genome includes a window with the following:
- a CDS encoding helix-turn-helix domain-containing protein gives MASRSAPAPAPHTEPCPPTDHPPTDDLTADDPTADLVTDVFARDCPSRAILDHITGKWGTLALAALFAGNYRFNALRRRVDGISEKMLAQTLQALERDGMVVRDVQATIPPRVEYSLTPLGRAVAGKLADLIELVEREMPTVLAARDSFDRTA, from the coding sequence ATGGCCAGCCGGTCCGCGCCCGCGCCCGCGCCGCACACCGAACCCTGCCCGCCGACCGACCACCCGCCAACCGACGACCTGACGGCCGACGACCCGACGGCCGACCTGGTGACCGACGTCTTCGCCCGCGACTGCCCATCACGAGCCATCCTAGACCACATAACAGGCAAATGGGGCACACTGGCGCTGGCTGCCTTGTTCGCCGGCAACTACCGGTTCAACGCGCTGCGCCGCCGGGTCGACGGCATCAGCGAGAAGATGCTGGCTCAGACCCTGCAAGCGCTGGAGCGCGACGGGATGGTCGTCCGGGACGTCCAGGCCACCATCCCGCCCCGCGTCGAGTACAGCCTCACCCCGCTCGGCCGCGCCGTCGCCGGCAAGCTGGCCGACCTGATCGAGCTGGTCGAACGCGAGATGCCGACGGTGCTCGCGGCCCGGGACAGCTTCGACCGGACCGCCTGA
- a CDS encoding DUF5995 family protein, protein MPELRWGHVHDQIIEVLNHRPTDVAGVVEDLAALQKLLEAATPSDSDNPVADFNHLYWVITSTIDERLQAGEFADPAFLTLLDIEFAERYFAALRCWGNRGDTPAAWEVLFSRLRDESVRSLPSAAAGVNAHINYDLPFALMSTWAKLGSGPDNAEQHRDYLYINEIFFDRIPQLRRSYLSSWQICLDRLNGQVDDWYQNRLVEFTRDIAWRDAARMWPMRDDPTTLESERLRMDRHTAFLGWALLSPVGSLLQ, encoded by the coding sequence ATGCCAGAACTCCGCTGGGGTCACGTGCACGACCAGATCATCGAGGTCCTCAACCACCGGCCGACCGACGTCGCTGGCGTGGTCGAGGATTTGGCGGCGCTGCAGAAGCTGCTCGAGGCAGCCACGCCGAGTGACAGCGACAATCCGGTGGCCGACTTCAACCATCTCTACTGGGTGATCACCAGCACCATCGACGAGCGGCTGCAGGCCGGTGAGTTCGCCGACCCTGCCTTCCTCACCCTGCTGGACATCGAGTTCGCGGAGCGGTACTTCGCGGCGCTGCGCTGCTGGGGCAACCGGGGTGACACCCCGGCGGCCTGGGAGGTGCTGTTCAGCCGGCTGCGCGACGAGAGCGTACGGTCGTTGCCGTCGGCCGCCGCCGGGGTGAACGCGCACATCAACTACGACCTACCGTTCGCCCTGATGAGCACCTGGGCCAAGCTCGGGTCGGGCCCGGACAACGCCGAGCAGCACCGCGACTACCTCTACATCAACGAGATCTTCTTCGACCGGATCCCGCAGCTGCGGCGCAGCTACCTGAGCAGCTGGCAGATCTGCCTCGACCGGCTCAACGGGCAGGTCGACGACTGGTACCAGAACCGGTTGGTGGAGTTTACCCGGGACATCGCCTGGCGGGATGCGGCCCGGATGTGGCCGATGCGGGACGACCCGACGACGTTGGAGAGTGAGCGGTTGCGGATGGACCGGCATACCGCCTTCCTGGGCTGGGCGTTGCTCTCGCCGGTGGGCAGCCTGCTGCAGTGA
- a CDS encoding LuxR family transcriptional regulator, with protein sequence MSVIGLTQSRDGRSLAPSSDEVPFVGRQAQLQVLHESLRRVERGNTAAVFVMGESGIGKSRLLSAASDRLRTAGALVLSGACLDIGDSSPLHPLRQALRRYQPAAGRAGILSGAAAHELISVLDGEARHPDGAGDLLERLTRGLGAVAAGRTLVLVMDDLQWADLTTRHLLLYLLAGLGDVRLLLLGAARTETLRGDDPIRRMLLELRRSRSRSGAVHVLELEPLDRAETAQLVAELLGGDPEPDLAESVWRRSGGVPFLAEELVRDARDGRDGLSETLSEITLAHVDALPADAQLVSHAVAAGVEPVAHDLLARVAQLGEDRLLQAVREAVGQRVLLSEPDGYRFRYPLIREVLEPRLLPGERVRWHRRYAEAIAAGPTGDLQHARLAYHWREAGETTRALPAVVAAAEEAERLYGFAEAFEHWASAVDLANQVPPAWLVEFDATTLGRRAAEAAHRSGEHERALALLEQLATNLFGPPPSWLYTLRARYLTAVGQLAEAEREYDRTLAAADASAGERVAAAAHSADLLLQLCRYADAGRRAQNALDLAVGVPDCASAMVLAGVTLGYSQAYLNDPAAGKEAVRQARRTAELSGGPADVAVADLQLAELLSGHLNELEEGVAVARHGAERAERVGLARTYGTRLLSAAANGLFRLGRWSEAEEVITAALRHRPSGADAVELLLARCRIHVGFGHLDGAEADLEAIETLLAAGGGVRHMLPLLTLRAGLAMWRGRHAEAREAVQQGIDLAERHSGDVWLQAPLVWHGLRAEAEARSSGTPIDPQAVQRLVKVVGRMERSSNTDTAAPVRDAVIGYRELCTAEISRIDGRSDPALWSRAAEVWERRCHPYPAAYARLRQAEALYAIRTRNADATRALQAAYRTARRLGARPFTEEIQALARRARVTLSAGEPEPMPEVDSQERVTLRAGLTSPPTVGERVARALVNDRAKRTSMVERAGQVLTPGGPDELAVLTDRERQVLELVAEGRTNRATAEALFISERTVGVHVSNILNKLQVRTRVEATRVFMRNQPRA encoded by the coding sequence ATGTCGGTGATCGGATTGACACAGTCACGCGATGGCAGGTCGCTGGCCCCCAGCTCCGACGAAGTTCCCTTCGTCGGGCGGCAGGCTCAGCTGCAGGTCTTGCATGAGTCGCTACGTAGGGTCGAGCGGGGGAACACGGCCGCGGTCTTCGTCATGGGCGAGAGCGGCATCGGCAAGTCGCGGCTGCTGAGCGCGGCCAGCGACCGGCTACGTACTGCCGGTGCGCTGGTGTTGTCCGGGGCATGTCTGGACATTGGGGATTCGTCACCGCTGCACCCACTTCGGCAGGCTCTGCGGCGCTATCAGCCGGCGGCCGGCCGGGCCGGCATCCTGTCCGGCGCCGCCGCCCACGAGTTGATCTCGGTACTGGACGGCGAGGCCCGGCATCCCGACGGAGCCGGTGACCTGCTGGAACGGCTCACCCGTGGACTCGGCGCGGTCGCCGCCGGACGGACCCTGGTGCTGGTCATGGACGATCTGCAGTGGGCCGACCTGACCACCCGGCATCTGCTGCTCTACCTCCTCGCCGGGCTGGGGGACGTCCGGCTGCTGCTGCTCGGCGCCGCGCGGACCGAGACGCTGCGGGGCGACGACCCGATTCGCCGCATGCTGTTGGAGCTGCGCCGGTCCCGGTCGCGTTCCGGCGCGGTCCACGTGTTGGAGTTGGAGCCGCTGGACCGGGCGGAGACCGCCCAACTCGTCGCGGAGCTGCTCGGCGGCGACCCGGAGCCCGACCTGGCCGAGTCGGTGTGGCGGCGCAGCGGCGGGGTGCCGTTCCTCGCCGAGGAGCTGGTCCGGGACGCCCGGGACGGCCGGGACGGCTTGTCGGAGACCCTGAGCGAGATCACCCTGGCCCACGTCGACGCCCTGCCGGCCGACGCCCAGCTCGTGTCGCACGCGGTCGCCGCCGGCGTCGAGCCGGTCGCCCACGACCTGCTGGCCCGGGTCGCCCAGCTCGGCGAGGACCGGCTGCTGCAGGCGGTACGCGAGGCGGTCGGCCAACGGGTGCTGCTGTCCGAGCCGGACGGGTACCGGTTCCGCTACCCGCTGATCCGCGAGGTCCTGGAGCCGCGGTTGTTGCCGGGGGAGCGGGTCCGGTGGCACCGGCGGTACGCCGAGGCGATCGCCGCCGGCCCCACCGGTGACCTGCAGCACGCCCGGTTGGCGTACCACTGGCGGGAGGCGGGCGAGACCACCCGGGCGTTGCCGGCCGTGGTCGCCGCCGCCGAGGAGGCGGAGCGACTGTACGGCTTCGCCGAGGCGTTCGAGCACTGGGCCAGCGCGGTCGACCTGGCGAACCAGGTCCCGCCGGCCTGGCTGGTCGAGTTCGACGCGACCACGCTGGGCCGACGCGCGGCGGAGGCGGCGCACCGCAGCGGCGAGCACGAGCGTGCGCTGGCCCTGCTGGAGCAGCTGGCCACCAACCTGTTCGGTCCGCCGCCGTCCTGGCTGTACACCCTGCGGGCGCGGTACCTGACGGCGGTCGGTCAGCTGGCCGAGGCGGAGCGCGAGTACGACCGGACGCTGGCGGCGGCCGACGCCAGTGCCGGTGAGCGGGTCGCCGCCGCCGCGCACTCCGCCGATCTGCTGCTGCAACTCTGCCGGTACGCCGACGCCGGCCGGCGGGCCCAGAACGCGCTGGACCTGGCCGTCGGGGTGCCCGACTGCGCCTCGGCGATGGTGCTGGCCGGGGTGACCCTCGGCTACAGCCAGGCTTACCTCAACGACCCGGCGGCGGGCAAGGAAGCGGTTCGGCAGGCGCGGCGTACCGCCGAGCTGTCCGGCGGTCCGGCGGACGTCGCGGTCGCCGACCTGCAGCTCGCCGAGCTGCTCAGTGGACACCTCAACGAGTTGGAGGAGGGTGTCGCGGTCGCCCGCCACGGTGCGGAGCGCGCCGAGCGGGTCGGGCTGGCCCGTACCTACGGCACCCGGTTGCTCTCCGCCGCCGCCAACGGGCTGTTCCGGCTCGGCCGGTGGAGCGAGGCCGAGGAGGTGATCACGGCCGCGCTGCGGCACCGGCCGTCCGGGGCCGACGCGGTCGAGCTGTTGCTGGCCCGCTGCCGGATCCATGTGGGCTTCGGTCACCTCGACGGTGCGGAGGCCGACCTGGAGGCGATCGAGACCCTGCTGGCCGCCGGTGGCGGGGTACGGCACATGCTGCCGTTGCTGACGTTGCGCGCCGGACTGGCCATGTGGCGTGGCCGGCACGCCGAGGCGCGGGAGGCGGTGCAGCAGGGGATCGACCTGGCCGAGCGGCACTCGGGTGACGTCTGGTTGCAGGCGCCGCTGGTCTGGCACGGGCTGCGGGCCGAGGCGGAGGCCCGGTCCAGTGGGACACCGATCGACCCGCAGGCGGTGCAACGCCTGGTCAAGGTGGTCGGACGGATGGAGCGCAGCAGCAACACGGACACCGCGGCGCCGGTACGCGACGCGGTGATCGGCTACCGGGAGCTCTGCACCGCGGAGATCAGCCGGATCGACGGCCGGTCGGACCCGGCGCTCTGGTCGCGGGCCGCCGAGGTCTGGGAGCGGCGGTGCCATCCGTACCCGGCGGCGTACGCCCGGTTGCGTCAGGCCGAGGCGCTGTACGCGATCCGTACCCGAAACGCGGACGCGACCCGGGCGCTGCAGGCGGCGTACCGGACCGCCCGCCGGCTCGGTGCCCGTCCGTTCACTGAGGAGATCCAGGCCCTGGCACGCCGCGCCCGAGTGACGCTGAGCGCGGGTGAGCCGGAGCCGATGCCCGAGGTGGACAGCCAGGAACGGGTCACCCTGCGGGCGGGTCTGACCAGTCCGCCGACGGTCGGCGAACGGGTGGCGCGGGCCTTGGTCAACGATCGCGCGAAGCGGACCTCGATGGTCGAGCGGGCCGGCCAGGTGCTCACCCCGGGTGGTCCGGACGAGTTGGCGGTGCTGACCGACCGGGAGCGTCAGGTGCTCGAACTGGTCGCGGAGGGACGGACCAACCGGGCTACGGCCGAGGCGCTGTTCATCAGCGAGCGTACGGTCGGTGTGCACGTGTCGAACATCCTCAACAAGCTGCAGGTCAGGACGCGGGTGGAGGCGACTCGGGTGTTCATGCGTAACCAGCCGCGTGCCTGA
- a CDS encoding trypsin-like serine protease, protein MRIRLTLAIAATALAAAFVAPSAAAAAPQQIIGGGTVSSAPWAAAVFQNGSFACSGSIIASRWVLTARHCLGGSMSVRVGSVYRSSGGATSTVSATYGRYDLGLLYLSSAVSTSYVTLASSNPPVGSTNTIYGWGRTCSNCDASAQLKVASVRTTTNGASDAYGGPAIRSTGVNGVAWRGDSGGPQFYNGQQVGVCSTGNGSTYQNYASVASSRSWIRSVTGV, encoded by the coding sequence TTGCGTATCCGACTCACCCTGGCCATCGCCGCGACCGCACTGGCCGCCGCGTTCGTGGCCCCGTCCGCTGCGGCTGCGGCACCGCAACAGATCATCGGTGGCGGCACGGTTTCCTCGGCACCGTGGGCGGCCGCCGTCTTCCAGAACGGCTCGTTCGCCTGTTCCGGCTCGATCATCGCCTCACGGTGGGTGCTGACCGCGCGGCACTGTCTCGGCGGGTCGATGTCGGTGCGGGTGGGCAGCGTCTACCGTTCCTCGGGCGGCGCGACCAGCACGGTCAGCGCCACGTACGGCCGGTACGACCTCGGCCTGCTCTACCTGAGCTCGGCGGTCTCCACCAGCTATGTCACGTTGGCGTCCAGCAACCCACCGGTCGGCTCGACGAACACCATCTACGGCTGGGGCCGGACCTGCAGCAACTGTGATGCCTCGGCGCAGCTCAAGGTCGCCTCGGTGCGGACCACGACCAACGGCGCGTCTGACGCGTACGGCGGCCCGGCGATCCGCAGCACCGGGGTGAACGGCGTGGCCTGGCGGGGCGACTCCGGCGGTCCGCAGTTCTACAACGGGCAGCAGGTGGGTGTCTGCTCGACCGGCAACGGGTCGACGTACCAGAACTACGCCTCGGTGGCGTCCAGCCGGAGCTGGATTCGCTCGGTGACCGGGGTCTGA
- a CDS encoding multidrug effflux MFS transporter → MTALAQRPGGSAPVTVVEPTPGELLSSWQRIRLILVLGTLIAVGPLTIDMYLPALPAISDDLQTTAAGVQLTLTGTLAGLAIGQLIIGPLSDVWGRRRPLLVGTALHVLASVLCAVAPNIAVLGTLRIVQGFGAAAAAVIAMAVVRDMFSGIAFARVLSRLLLVMGVAPVLAPTLGSALLNWTHWRGVFAALAVLGLALIAVTALGLPETLPPHRRRPARVLDTLRVYGSLFRDRIFVGLVLVAGFSMASLFAYVAGSSFVLQDQYGLDEQQFGIAFGAGAVGMITATQLNVRLLRRYSPQQILRTSLIAGLVCGLVLLGFAATNVGGLPGVLIPLWAVLAAAGFALPNAPALALAGHGEAAGTASAMLGAVQFGVGALAAPVVGLLGTGSIAMATVITGGVLAALIVLLVVVRPGRLPVPDRTTPAPVTPH, encoded by the coding sequence ATGACAGCGCTCGCCCAACGGCCCGGCGGGTCCGCACCAGTCACCGTCGTGGAGCCGACTCCCGGTGAGTTGCTCAGCTCATGGCAGCGGATCCGACTGATCCTGGTGCTCGGCACGCTCATCGCGGTCGGCCCGTTGACCATCGACATGTACCTGCCGGCACTACCGGCGATCAGCGACGACCTGCAGACCACCGCAGCCGGCGTCCAGTTGACGCTGACCGGCACCCTCGCCGGGCTGGCCATCGGCCAGTTGATCATCGGGCCGCTGTCGGACGTGTGGGGTCGACGCCGACCACTGCTGGTCGGCACCGCTCTGCACGTGCTCGCCTCGGTGCTGTGCGCCGTGGCGCCGAACATCGCCGTGCTCGGCACGCTGCGGATCGTCCAGGGCTTCGGAGCCGCCGCCGCGGCGGTGATCGCGATGGCCGTCGTCCGGGACATGTTCAGCGGGATCGCCTTCGCCCGCGTACTGTCCCGACTGCTGCTGGTCATGGGCGTCGCGCCGGTCCTCGCGCCGACCCTCGGCAGCGCGCTGCTCAACTGGACGCACTGGCGAGGGGTGTTCGCCGCGCTCGCGGTGCTGGGGCTCGCCCTGATCGCGGTGACCGCCCTCGGGCTGCCCGAGACGCTGCCGCCGCACCGCCGTCGTCCGGCCCGGGTGCTGGACACCCTCCGGGTGTACGGAAGCCTGTTCCGGGACCGGATCTTCGTCGGCCTGGTGCTCGTCGCCGGGTTCTCGATGGCGTCGCTGTTCGCGTACGTCGCGGGCTCGTCGTTCGTCCTGCAGGACCAGTACGGGCTCGACGAGCAGCAGTTCGGCATCGCCTTCGGGGCCGGCGCGGTCGGCATGATCACCGCCACCCAGCTCAACGTACGGCTGCTCCGCCGTTACTCACCGCAGCAGATCCTGCGGACCTCACTGATCGCCGGGCTGGTGTGCGGGCTGGTCCTGCTCGGCTTCGCGGCGACGAACGTCGGCGGGCTACCCGGCGTCCTGATCCCGCTGTGGGCGGTCCTCGCCGCAGCCGGGTTCGCCCTGCCGAACGCTCCCGCGCTGGCCCTGGCCGGCCATGGGGAAGCTGCCGGGACCGCGTCCGCGATGCTCGGGGCGGTGCAGTTCGGTGTCGGCGCGCTCGCCGCGCCGGTCGTCGGACTGCTCGGCACCGGCAGTATCGCGATGGCGACGGTGATCACGGGAGGTGTCCTGGCCGCGCTGATCGTGCTCCTGGTCGTCGTACGGCCCGGCCGCCTGCCCGTTCCCGACCGGACGACGCCGGCACCGGTCACGCCGCACTGA
- a CDS encoding pPIWI_RE module domain-containing protein, with protein sequence MAKISDRMQLTAFTLAPDARWDVHCKVASFPKPWLDLLTREYHARPEIKPGFSLPTRSLVGLLLGIDPAVIHVNWDLADDRFIVAFTDVDPAILTVAIGAWASTAVAPDSTTDWWDAFDPADLRFDDTPINAFGHAQRPNGTAAPSEYMYDLLPTLLAQYVREHGLHLVGKPRESLLGPPSPNNHRSLVLLPFSKVPQTGGGLATAKIEFHVETIPHRGLPSIHADLTSSRFPLQPVAYIPQRGDGPAGATILLHAPDGFLDERGAHTLLAAKAQHRYVNGGQKTWQWTPGLASTLGRLTHLTFPSPEKVFADPRAAHEEGRIHAYILYSEGTKSDAEDFDVLDQFKPDEDGKRKARSLRHGAKTGFVPADHMHVREQLANILQPLGIQPLPEARRVGTRPARHITPTHDTAEAYALELWTQSDDTRQAILAALQLHQGLEPHPDPADPATIRFTGDLNLTVHLREVGALGAGIERPGKDRSVATLRGSHANHVQNQIGPASQRVAAIFELHGPDHFARTRTIDPKPALKKAFARSGRRLQCMKPAIRFKPPTNPPANPKKTPTPYPGTIFTKGTIHRASASVLDALRQLGRLGRPQLDEALAGTELVGVWLHHLDGACVPLVVRMPPEGEPTAHLATTSDTPVPPMPYSDLPQALAAGKGRIPAGKHQQAILSRFLSNVLGVDETSVIDEHDRAVFVKAYGFRKWGWNWIQDKNIAGNRLVLPGHTFDDDQPPPPFLTPQQCPGLRIIRVRDRNTTQEVALGFPPDYDTHSPRGDGLYTFDDHVYYSINPRAEQMQTPLTATKIDPDVLANHRFRASNETPLEILPVFLQATDTPDAFADLTQLLRRSYLHTEQATLHPAPIHLCKLAAEYL encoded by the coding sequence GTGGCCAAGATCAGTGACCGGATGCAGCTGACCGCATTCACGCTCGCCCCCGACGCCCGCTGGGACGTCCACTGCAAGGTCGCCAGTTTTCCGAAACCGTGGCTGGATTTGCTAACCCGGGAGTACCACGCCAGGCCGGAGATCAAGCCCGGCTTCTCACTGCCCACCCGCAGCCTCGTCGGCCTTCTCCTCGGCATCGACCCCGCCGTCATCCACGTCAACTGGGACCTCGCCGACGACCGGTTCATCGTGGCATTCACCGATGTCGACCCCGCCATCCTCACCGTCGCCATCGGAGCCTGGGCCAGCACTGCCGTCGCCCCCGACAGCACCACCGACTGGTGGGACGCCTTCGATCCGGCCGACCTGCGGTTCGACGACACTCCAATCAATGCCTTCGGCCACGCCCAGCGTCCCAACGGCACGGCAGCCCCGTCGGAGTACATGTACGACCTGCTCCCCACCCTCCTAGCCCAGTACGTACGCGAGCACGGGCTCCACCTGGTCGGCAAGCCACGCGAGTCACTACTCGGCCCACCCAGCCCAAACAACCACCGCAGCCTCGTGCTGCTGCCCTTCTCCAAGGTTCCCCAGACCGGCGGCGGCCTGGCCACAGCCAAGATCGAATTTCACGTCGAGACGATTCCCCACCGAGGGCTGCCCAGCATCCACGCGGACCTGACCAGCAGCCGCTTTCCCTTGCAGCCCGTGGCCTACATCCCCCAACGCGGCGACGGTCCCGCCGGTGCCACCATCCTGCTGCATGCCCCCGACGGATTCCTCGACGAACGCGGAGCGCATACGCTGCTGGCCGCCAAGGCGCAGCACCGGTACGTCAATGGAGGCCAAAAGACCTGGCAGTGGACCCCCGGACTGGCCAGCACGCTGGGACGTCTTACCCACCTAACATTTCCATCGCCGGAAAAGGTGTTCGCTGACCCCCGGGCCGCCCACGAGGAAGGCAGGATCCACGCCTACATCCTCTACTCCGAAGGCACCAAGAGCGACGCAGAAGACTTCGACGTTCTGGATCAGTTCAAGCCCGACGAGGACGGTAAGCGCAAGGCACGGTCGCTGCGACACGGAGCCAAAACCGGCTTCGTCCCCGCCGATCACATGCACGTCCGTGAACAGCTCGCGAATATCCTTCAGCCGCTGGGGATCCAGCCGTTGCCCGAAGCCCGACGCGTCGGAACGCGACCCGCCAGGCACATCACGCCCACCCACGACACCGCCGAAGCCTACGCCCTGGAACTGTGGACGCAGTCCGACGACACCCGCCAGGCCATACTCGCCGCCCTGCAACTGCACCAGGGACTCGAACCCCACCCAGACCCCGCTGACCCCGCCACCATCCGCTTCACCGGAGACCTCAACCTCACCGTCCACCTACGCGAGGTCGGCGCCCTAGGGGCCGGCATCGAACGCCCCGGCAAGGACCGCTCAGTCGCCACCCTCCGAGGCAGTCACGCCAACCACGTACAGAACCAGATCGGCCCCGCGAGCCAGCGCGTCGCAGCGATCTTCGAACTCCACGGCCCCGACCACTTCGCCCGCACCCGCACCATCGACCCCAAGCCCGCCTTGAAGAAGGCATTCGCCCGCAGCGGACGGCGGCTACAGTGCATGAAACCCGCCATCAGGTTCAAGCCGCCGACCAACCCTCCAGCGAATCCGAAGAAGACTCCCACCCCGTACCCCGGCACGATCTTCACCAAGGGCACCATCCACCGCGCCTCCGCATCCGTCCTCGACGCCCTGCGCCAACTCGGCCGTCTCGGCCGCCCACAATTGGACGAGGCGCTGGCCGGCACGGAACTGGTCGGGGTATGGCTACACCACCTCGACGGCGCGTGCGTGCCGCTCGTCGTACGCATGCCCCCCGAAGGCGAGCCCACCGCCCACCTCGCCACGACCAGCGACACGCCCGTGCCGCCCATGCCCTACAGCGACCTGCCCCAAGCCCTGGCCGCCGGAAAAGGACGCATACCGGCAGGAAAACACCAGCAGGCGATCCTATCGCGGTTTCTCTCCAACGTCCTCGGTGTCGACGAAACCTCCGTCATCGACGAGCACGACCGCGCCGTCTTCGTCAAAGCATACGGGTTCCGCAAATGGGGATGGAACTGGATCCAGGACAAGAACATCGCCGGCAACAGGCTCGTGCTCCCTGGGCACACCTTCGACGACGACCAGCCACCCCCGCCGTTCCTCACACCCCAGCAATGCCCAGGCCTGAGGATCATCCGCGTCCGAGACCGGAACACAACCCAGGAGGTGGCACTGGGATTCCCACCCGACTACGACACGCACAGCCCGCGCGGTGACGGCCTCTACACCTTCGACGACCACGTCTACTACTCGATCAACCCCCGCGCCGAACAGATGCAGACCCCCCTCACCGCAACCAAGATCGACCCCGACGTGCTCGCCAACCACCGCTTCCGGGCATCCAACGAAACCCCGCTCGAGATCCTTCCCGTCTTCCTGCAAGCCACCGATACGCCGGACGCGTTCGCCGACCTCACCCAACTGCTGCGACGCAGCTACCTGCACACCGAACAGGCCACGCTACATCCGGCGCCCATACACTTGTGCAAGCTCGCAGCCGAATACTTGTGA
- a CDS encoding ImmA/IrrE family metallo-endopeptidase codes for MLTPSRLKLARHRRGLTREQLSKLASITTRSLLAYENGTQRPSPDNLDRLADALDMPTAFLQGGDVDEIPVEAISFRALSKITAGKRDMARSAGRIALMLAQWIDQRRALPRPDVPNLVGADPEKAAETLRNRWELPAGGIDCMINLLEGRGVRVFCVAMDCHEVDAYSFVWNATPFVFLNTTKTAERTRFDAAHELGHLVLHAGSRPARGPQTEREADRFAGALLMPGASILASGLRNASAQHIIASRNRWQVSAMALAHRLHELSLLTDWGYRAVCIDLARLGYRSGEPGGIAPEHSQVVMDALQTTRPDTSLVAQAAHDLHLTVGELEKYIRGLLPEGSFATHRRTPPSRPTLTLLP; via the coding sequence ATGCTGACACCGTCCCGCCTGAAGCTCGCCCGTCACCGACGGGGCTTGACGCGTGAGCAGCTGTCCAAGCTGGCCAGCATTACGACTCGCAGCCTGCTCGCCTACGAGAACGGGACGCAGCGCCCGTCCCCCGACAACCTCGACCGTCTGGCCGACGCACTCGACATGCCGACCGCCTTCCTGCAGGGCGGCGACGTTGACGAGATCCCCGTCGAAGCGATCAGCTTCCGCGCACTTAGCAAGATCACAGCCGGGAAGCGGGACATGGCCCGCAGCGCCGGCCGCATCGCACTCATGCTCGCCCAGTGGATCGACCAGCGGCGGGCGCTGCCGAGGCCGGACGTCCCCAACCTAGTCGGCGCTGACCCCGAAAAGGCCGCGGAGACACTCCGCAACCGGTGGGAACTGCCTGCGGGCGGCATCGACTGCATGATCAACCTTCTGGAAGGCCGTGGCGTACGCGTGTTCTGCGTCGCCATGGACTGCCACGAAGTCGACGCCTACTCCTTCGTCTGGAACGCGACGCCCTTCGTGTTCCTGAACACCACCAAGACCGCAGAGCGCACGCGCTTCGACGCCGCCCACGAACTCGGCCACCTTGTGCTTCACGCCGGCTCCCGACCCGCGCGCGGACCCCAGACCGAACGCGAAGCCGACCGCTTCGCCGGCGCACTCCTCATGCCCGGCGCCAGCATCTTGGCCTCCGGACTTCGAAACGCCAGCGCCCAGCACATCATCGCCTCCCGGAACCGGTGGCAAGTCTCGGCGATGGCCCTGGCGCATCGGCTCCACGAACTGTCGCTCCTGACCGACTGGGGATACCGAGCGGTGTGCATCGACCTCGCCCGCCTCGGCTACCGCAGCGGCGAGCCAGGGGGAATCGCACCAGAACACTCCCAAGTCGTAATGGACGCCCTTCAAACGACACGGCCAGACACGTCGCTCGTCGCTCAGGCCGCCCACGATCTACACCTCACGGTCGGAGAGCTCGAAAAGTACATTCGTGGACTCCTCCCGGAGGGCAGTTTCGCCACGCATCGACGGACACCACCCAGCCGCCCGACTCTGACGCTGCTGCCGTGA